In a single window of the Delftia tsuruhatensis genome:
- the rpsD gene encoding 30S ribosomal protein S4, producing the protein MARYIGPKAKLSRREGTDLFLKSARRSIADKSKFDTKPGQHGRTSGQRTSDFGLQLREKQKVKRMYGVLEKQFRRYFEAADKKKGNTGANLLSLLESRLDNVVYRMGFGSTRSEARQLVSHKAITVNGQSVNIPSYMVKVGDVVAVREKSKKQARIVEALQLAGQVGFPAWVEVSADKAEGTFKKSPDRDEFGADINESLIVELYSR; encoded by the coding sequence GTGGCACGCTATATCGGCCCCAAGGCCAAACTCTCCCGCCGTGAAGGCACCGACCTGTTCCTGAAGAGCGCACGCCGCTCGATCGCCGACAAGTCCAAGTTCGACACCAAGCCCGGCCAGCACGGCCGTACTTCCGGTCAGCGCACTTCCGACTTCGGCCTGCAGCTGCGCGAAAAGCAGAAGGTCAAGCGCATGTACGGCGTGCTGGAGAAGCAATTCCGCCGCTACTTCGAAGCCGCCGACAAGAAGAAGGGCAACACCGGTGCCAATCTGCTGTCGCTGCTGGAGTCGCGTCTGGACAACGTGGTGTACCGCATGGGCTTCGGCTCGACCCGCTCCGAAGCGCGTCAGCTGGTGTCGCACAAGGCGATCACGGTGAACGGCCAATCGGTGAACATCCCCTCCTACATGGTCAAGGTGGGTGACGTGGTTGCCGTGCGTGAAAAGTCCAAGAAGCAGGCTCGTATCGTCGAAGCCCTGCAACTGGCTGGTCAAGTCGGTTTCCCCGCATGGGTGGAAGTGTCTGCCGACAAGGCAGAAGGCACGTTCAAGAAGTCGCCCGACCGCGACGAATTCGGTGCTGACATCAACGAATCCCTGATCGTTGAGTTGTACTCGCGTTAA
- the rpmD gene encoding 50S ribosomal protein L30, with protein MTTQQTVKVQLVRSPIGTKQSHRATVRGLGLRKLNSVSELQDTPAVRGMINKISYLVKVL; from the coding sequence ATGACAACGCAACAAACCGTGAAGGTGCAACTGGTGCGCAGCCCCATTGGCACCAAGCAATCGCACCGCGCCACCGTCCGTGGCCTGGGTCTGCGCAAGCTCAATAGCGTCAGCGAACTGCAGGACACGCCTGCCGTGCGCGGCATGATCAACAAGATCAGCTATCTGGTCAAAGTCCTCTGA
- the rplR gene encoding 50S ribosomal protein L18 → MLTKKEQRLRRARQTRIRIAQQGVARLSVNRTNLHIYASVVSEDGTKVLASASTAEAEVRTQLGAIGKGGNVAAATLIGKRIAEKAKAAGVEKVAFDRAGFAYHGRVKALAEAAREAGLQF, encoded by the coding sequence ATGTTGACCAAGAAAGAGCAGCGTCTGCGTCGTGCCCGCCAGACCCGTATCCGCATTGCACAGCAAGGCGTGGCGCGTCTGAGCGTGAACCGTACGAACCTCCACATCTACGCCAGCGTGGTGTCGGAAGATGGCACCAAGGTGCTGGCTTCTGCTTCCACTGCCGAAGCCGAAGTGCGCACCCAGCTGGGCGCCATCGGCAAGGGTGGCAACGTGGCTGCCGCCACGCTGATCGGCAAGCGCATTGCCGAGAAGGCCAAGGCTGCCGGCGTGGAGAAAGTGGCTTTCGATCGCGCTGGTTTCGCATACCACGGCCGCGTGAAGGCTTTGGCAGAAGCCGCTCGTGAAGCGGGCCTGCAGTTCTAA
- the rpsK gene encoding 30S ribosomal protein S11, which translates to MAKSPANNAAQRVRKKVRKNISDGIAHVHASFNNTIITITDRQGNALSWASSGGQGFKGSRKSTPFAAQVASEVAGRAAIEQGIKNLDVEIKGPGPGRESSVRALGALGIRITSIADVTPVPHNGCRPQKRRRI; encoded by the coding sequence ATGGCTAAGTCTCCCGCAAACAACGCTGCACAGCGCGTTCGCAAGAAGGTCCGCAAGAACATCTCGGACGGCATTGCCCACGTGCACGCATCGTTCAACAACACGATCATCACCATCACCGACCGCCAAGGCAACGCTCTGTCGTGGGCCTCGTCGGGCGGCCAGGGCTTCAAGGGTTCGCGCAAGTCGACTCCCTTCGCTGCCCAGGTGGCTTCGGAAGTGGCTGGTCGTGCTGCCATCGAACAGGGCATCAAGAACCTGGACGTGGAAATCAAGGGTCCCGGTCCCGGCCGTGAATCCTCGGTCCGCGCCCTGGGCGCCCTCGGCATCCGCATCACGTCCATCGCTGACGTGACGCCGGTTCCCCACAACGGCTGCCGCCCTCAGAAGCGCCGTCGTATCTAA
- the rplO gene encoding 50S ribosomal protein L15, translating into MELNSIKPAAGAKHAKRRVGRGIGSGLGKTAGRGHKGQKSRSGGYHKVGFEGGQMPLQRRLPKRGFKSHLLKFNAEVTLSALEQLGLAEVDLAALKQAGLVGEIAKVVKVIKSGEISKAVKLSGIGATAGAKAAIEAAGGSIA; encoded by the coding sequence ATGGAACTCAATAGCATCAAGCCTGCAGCGGGTGCCAAGCATGCCAAGCGCCGTGTCGGCCGTGGCATCGGCTCCGGCCTGGGCAAGACCGCCGGCCGTGGTCACAAGGGCCAGAAGTCGCGTTCGGGCGGCTACCACAAGGTGGGCTTCGAAGGCGGTCAAATGCCTCTGCAGCGCCGTCTGCCCAAGCGTGGCTTCAAGTCGCATCTGCTGAAGTTCAATGCAGAAGTGACCCTGTCCGCCCTGGAACAGCTCGGCCTGGCCGAAGTCGATCTGGCAGCTCTGAAGCAGGCCGGACTGGTTGGTGAAATCGCCAAGGTGGTCAAGGTCATCAAGAGCGGTGAAATCAGCAAGGCTGTCAAGCTCAGCGGCATCGGCGCCACCGCCGGCGCCAAGGCCGCCATCGAAGCTGCCGGCGGCAGCATCGCCTGA
- the rpsE gene encoding 30S ribosomal protein S5 yields MAKFSPKVQDEGRDDGLREKMIAVNRVTKVVKGGRILGFAALTVVGDGDGRVGMGKGKSKEVPAAVQKAMEESRRNMIKVSLKNGSIHHTVMGQHGAASVMLNPAPKGTGIIAGGPMRAVFEVLGITDIVAKSHGSSNPYNMVRATFDALKNSTTPAEVAAKRGKSVEDIFTA; encoded by the coding sequence ATGGCAAAGTTTTCTCCCAAGGTGCAAGACGAAGGTCGTGACGACGGTCTGCGCGAAAAAATGATCGCGGTGAACCGCGTCACCAAGGTCGTGAAGGGCGGTCGTATCCTCGGCTTCGCTGCACTGACCGTGGTTGGCGACGGCGATGGCCGCGTTGGCATGGGCAAGGGCAAGTCCAAGGAAGTGCCTGCCGCCGTGCAAAAGGCGATGGAAGAGTCCCGTCGCAACATGATCAAGGTGTCCCTGAAGAACGGCTCGATCCATCACACCGTGATGGGCCAGCATGGCGCAGCATCCGTGATGCTGAACCCCGCTCCCAAGGGTACCGGCATCATCGCTGGCGGCCCGATGCGTGCCGTCTTCGAAGTGCTGGGCATCACCGACATCGTGGCCAAGAGCCATGGCTCGTCGAATCCCTACAACATGGTCCGCGCGACTTTTGACGCTCTGAAGAACTCCACGACCCCCGCGGAAGTGGCAGCCAAGCGCGGCAAGTCGGTTGAAGACATCTTCACCGCCTGA
- the rplX gene encoding 50S ribosomal protein L24, whose product MNKIRKGDQVIVLTGRDKGKQGVVSARKDDSHLLIEGINLVKKHVKPNPMKGTTGGIVEKAMPIHQSNVAIFNAATGKADRVGIKVQADGTRVRVFKSNGAEIKAA is encoded by the coding sequence ATGAACAAGATTCGCAAGGGCGACCAAGTCATCGTGCTGACCGGCCGTGACAAGGGCAAGCAAGGCGTGGTCTCGGCACGCAAGGACGACTCCCACCTGTTGATCGAAGGCATCAACCTGGTGAAGAAGCACGTCAAGCCGAACCCCATGAAGGGCACCACCGGCGGCATCGTGGAAAAGGCCATGCCCATCCACCAGTCCAACGTGGCCATCTTCAATGCAGCGACCGGCAAGGCCGATCGCGTGGGCATCAAGGTGCAAGCCGACGGCACGCGCGTTCGCGTGTTCAAGTCCAACGGCGCCGAAATCAAGGCGGCCTAA
- the rplF gene encoding 50S ribosomal protein L6 yields the protein MSRVAKTPVAIPAGVDVSIKADQINVKGTGGSLSLAQNVLVKISNNEGKLSFEPVNDSREANAMSGTMRQLVNNMVVGVSKGFEKKLSLVGVGFKAAASGNKLNLAIGFSHPVNFEMPAGITVATPTPTEIVVKGADRQVVGQLAAEIRAVRPPEPYKGKGIRYSDEKVVIKETKKK from the coding sequence ATGTCTCGCGTAGCAAAGACTCCCGTGGCCATCCCCGCAGGCGTGGATGTGTCCATCAAGGCTGACCAGATCAACGTGAAGGGTACCGGCGGTTCGCTGTCGCTGGCCCAGAACGTGCTGGTGAAGATCTCCAACAACGAAGGCAAGCTGTCTTTCGAGCCCGTCAACGACTCGCGCGAAGCCAACGCCATGAGCGGCACCATGCGTCAGCTGGTGAACAACATGGTGGTGGGCGTGAGCAAGGGCTTCGAGAAGAAGCTGTCGCTGGTCGGCGTGGGCTTCAAGGCCGCCGCCTCGGGCAACAAGCTGAACCTCGCGATCGGCTTCTCGCACCCGGTGAACTTCGAAATGCCGGCCGGCATCACCGTCGCCACCCCGACCCCCACGGAAATCGTGGTCAAGGGTGCCGACCGCCAGGTCGTTGGCCAACTGGCTGCTGAGATCCGTGCCGTTCGTCCCCCCGAGCCCTACAAGGGCAAGGGCATCCGTTACTCGGATGAGAAGGTCGTGATCAAAGAGACCAAGAAGAAGTAA
- the rpsM gene encoding 30S ribosomal protein S13, whose amino-acid sequence MARIAGINIPPHQHAEIGLTAIYGIGRTTARKICEAAGIAYSKKIKELTDGDLEKIRDQLASLTLEGDLRRETTMNIKRLMDIGCYRGFRHRRGLPMRGQRTRTNARTRKGPRKGAAALKK is encoded by the coding sequence ATGGCACGTATCGCTGGCATTAACATCCCGCCGCATCAGCACGCTGAAATCGGCCTGACCGCTATCTATGGTATCGGTCGCACCACTGCACGCAAGATCTGCGAAGCCGCTGGCATCGCATATTCCAAGAAGATCAAGGAACTGACTGACGGCGATCTGGAAAAGATCCGTGACCAGCTGGCTTCCCTGACGCTGGAAGGTGATCTGCGTCGCGAAACCACGATGAACATCAAGCGCCTGATGGACATCGGTTGCTATCGCGGTTTCCGTCATCGTCGTGGCCTGCCCATGCGTGGTCAGCGTACCCGCACGAATGCCCGTACCCGCAAGGGTCCGCGCAAGGGTGCCGCGGCTTTGAAGAAATAA
- the rpmJ gene encoding 50S ribosomal protein L36 has product MRVSASVKKICRNCKIIRRKGVVRVICTDQRHKQRQG; this is encoded by the coding sequence ATGAGAGTTTCGGCTTCGGTCAAAAAAATCTGCCGTAACTGCAAGATCATCCGCCGCAAGGGTGTGGTGCGAGTGATCTGCACGGACCAGCGCCACAAGCAGCGCCAGGGTTGA
- a CDS encoding DNA-directed RNA polymerase subunit alpha, with product MQTNLLKPKTINVEQLGHNRAKVVLEPFERGYGHTLGNALRRVLLSSMVGYAATEVTIAGVLHEYSSIDGVQEDVVNILLNLKGVVFKLHNRDEVTLSLRKDGEGVVTARDIQTPHDVEIINPDHVIANLSQGGKLDMQIKVEKGRGYVPGNVRRYGDESTKSIGRIVLDASFSPVKRVSYAVESARVEQRTDLDKLVVEIETNGAITAEDAVRASAKILVEQLAVFAQLDGGDIASVFDAPAGGRGAATAFDPILLRPVDELELTVRSANCLKAENIYYIGDLIQRTENELLKTPNLGRKSLNEIKEVLASRGLTLGMKLENWPPAGLEKR from the coding sequence ATGCAAACGAATTTGCTGAAGCCCAAGACAATCAATGTCGAACAGCTTGGCCACAACCGCGCCAAAGTTGTTCTGGAGCCGTTTGAGCGTGGCTATGGCCATACGCTGGGCAATGCCCTGCGCCGTGTCCTGCTCTCGTCCATGGTGGGTTACGCAGCGACGGAAGTGACGATTGCTGGTGTGCTGCACGAGTACTCGTCCATCGACGGTGTCCAGGAAGATGTGGTCAACATCCTGCTGAACCTCAAGGGCGTGGTGTTCAAGCTGCACAACCGCGACGAGGTGACGCTGTCCCTGCGCAAGGATGGTGAAGGCGTCGTGACGGCGCGCGACATCCAGACGCCCCATGACGTGGAGATCATCAACCCTGATCATGTCATCGCCAACCTGTCGCAAGGCGGCAAGCTGGACATGCAGATCAAGGTCGAGAAGGGCCGTGGCTACGTGCCCGGCAACGTGCGCCGCTATGGCGACGAGTCCACGAAGTCGATCGGCCGCATCGTGCTGGACGCTTCGTTCTCGCCCGTCAAGCGCGTGAGCTATGCCGTCGAGTCGGCCCGCGTGGAACAGCGCACCGACCTGGACAAGCTGGTGGTGGAGATCGAGACCAATGGTGCGATCACCGCCGAGGACGCCGTGCGCGCCTCCGCCAAGATCCTGGTGGAACAGCTGGCCGTGTTCGCACAGCTGGACGGTGGCGACATCGCCAGCGTCTTCGATGCTCCGGCCGGTGGCCGTGGTGCCGCAACCGCCTTTGATCCCATCCTGCTGCGTCCCGTGGACGAGCTGGAACTCACCGTGCGTTCGGCCAACTGCCTCAAGGCAGAGAACATCTACTACATCGGCGACCTGATCCAGCGTACCGAGAACGAGCTGCTCAAGACCCCCAACCTGGGTCGCAAGTCGCTCAACGAGATCAAGGAAGTCCTGGCTTCCCGCGGTCTGACGCTGGGCATGAAGCTCGAGAACTGGCCACCCGCTGGCCTGGAAAAGCGCTAA
- the rplE gene encoding 50S ribosomal protein L5 yields MARLQKLYREKIAAELKEKFGYTSTMEVPRLTKITLNMGVSEAVADKKVMDNAVADLTKIAGQKPVVTKAKKAIAGFKIREGQAIGCMVTLRGVQMYEFLDRFVTVALPRVRDFRGISGRSFDGRGNYNVGVKEQIIFPEIEYDKVDALRGLNISITTTAKTDDECKALLAAFRFPFKN; encoded by the coding sequence ATGGCACGACTGCAAAAACTGTATCGCGAAAAGATCGCGGCTGAACTCAAGGAAAAGTTCGGCTACACCTCCACCATGGAAGTGCCCCGCCTGACCAAGATCACCCTGAACATGGGTGTGAGCGAAGCCGTGGCCGACAAGAAGGTGATGGACAACGCCGTGGCCGACCTGACCAAGATCGCTGGTCAGAAGCCCGTGGTGACCAAGGCCAAGAAGGCTATCGCCGGCTTCAAGATCCGTGAAGGCCAGGCCATCGGCTGCATGGTGACCCTGCGCGGCGTTCAGATGTACGAATTCCTGGACCGTTTCGTCACCGTGGCTCTGCCCCGCGTGCGTGACTTCCGTGGTATCTCCGGCCGTTCGTTCGACGGTCGCGGCAACTACAACGTCGGCGTCAAGGAACAGATCATCTTCCCCGAAATCGAGTACGACAAGGTGGACGCTCTGCGTGGTCTGAACATCAGCATCACGACCACGGCAAAGACCGACGACGAGTGCAAGGCACTGCTCGCCGCTTTCCGTTTCCCCTTCAAGAACTGA
- the rpsN gene encoding 30S ribosomal protein S14: MAKVALIQRELKREKLAAKYAAKYAELKAIAADAKRSDEEREAARLGLQKLPRNANPTRQRNRCEITGRPRGTFRQFGLGRAKIRELAFAGDIPGVTKASW; this comes from the coding sequence ATGGCTAAAGTTGCATTGATTCAGCGCGAACTGAAGCGCGAAAAGCTGGCAGCCAAGTACGCTGCCAAGTACGCAGAACTGAAGGCGATCGCCGCTGACGCAAAGCGCAGCGACGAAGAGCGCGAAGCCGCTCGCCTGGGCCTGCAAAAGCTGCCCCGTAACGCGAACCCCACTCGCCAGCGCAACCGCTGCGAGATCACGGGTCGTCCCCGTGGCACCTTCCGTCAATTCGGTCTGGGCCGCGCCAAGATCCGTGAACTGGCCTTCGCCGGCGACATCCCCGGTGTCACCAAGGCCAGCTGGTAA
- the secY gene encoding preprotein translocase subunit SecY — translation MATSAAQIAKTGKFGDLRRRLVFLLLALVVYRIGAHIPVPGIDPAQLQQLFNGQQGGILNLFNMFSGGALSRFTVFALGIMPYISASIIMQLMTYVVPTFEQLKKEGESGRRKITQYTRYGTLGLAIFQSLGIAVALESSAGLVLSPGFGFRLTAVVSLTAGTMFLMWLGEQITERGLGNGISILIFGGIAAGLPSSIGGLLELVRTGAMSILAAIFIVLVVAAVTYFVVFVERGQRKILVNYARRQVGNKVYGGQSSHLPLKLNMAGVIPPIFASSIILLPATVVNWFSAGESMRWLKDIASTLTPGQPIYVMLYATAIIFFCFFYTALVFNSRETADNLKKSGAFIPGIRPGDQTARYIDKILVRLTLAGAVYITFVCLLPEFLILKYNVPFYFGGTSLLIIVVVTMDFMAQVQNYMMSQQYESLLKKANFKATLGN, via the coding sequence GTGGCTACTAGCGCAGCTCAAATTGCAAAAACCGGAAAATTCGGCGATCTTCGCCGCCGCCTGGTTTTTCTGTTGCTCGCGCTGGTCGTTTACCGCATCGGGGCGCATATCCCCGTGCCGGGCATCGACCCAGCGCAGCTGCAGCAGCTGTTCAATGGCCAGCAGGGCGGCATTCTCAATCTGTTCAACATGTTCTCGGGTGGGGCGCTGTCGCGCTTCACGGTGTTCGCACTGGGGATCATGCCGTACATCTCGGCATCGATCATCATGCAGCTCATGACCTACGTGGTCCCGACATTCGAGCAGCTGAAGAAGGAAGGTGAATCGGGTCGTCGCAAGATCACCCAGTACACCCGCTACGGCACTCTGGGCCTGGCGATTTTTCAGTCCCTGGGAATTGCCGTGGCTCTGGAAAGCTCGGCAGGTCTGGTTCTGAGCCCTGGCTTCGGCTTCCGCCTCACGGCGGTGGTCAGCCTGACGGCCGGCACCATGTTCCTGATGTGGCTCGGTGAACAGATCACGGAACGTGGTCTGGGCAACGGCATCTCGATCCTCATCTTCGGAGGTATCGCCGCAGGTCTGCCGAGTTCCATCGGTGGTCTGCTGGAGCTGGTGCGCACCGGTGCCATGAGCATCCTGGCCGCGATCTTCATCGTCCTCGTGGTGGCAGCCGTGACGTACTTCGTCGTGTTTGTCGAGCGGGGACAGCGCAAGATCCTGGTGAACTATGCGCGTCGTCAGGTGGGTAACAAGGTGTATGGCGGCCAGTCCTCGCACTTGCCGCTGAAGCTGAACATGGCCGGGGTCATCCCTCCCATCTTCGCTTCCTCGATCATCTTGCTGCCGGCGACCGTCGTGAACTGGTTCAGTGCAGGGGAATCCATGCGCTGGCTGAAGGACATTGCCAGTACGCTGACCCCCGGTCAGCCGATCTATGTGATGCTCTATGCCACTGCCATCATCTTCTTCTGCTTCTTCTACACGGCCCTGGTGTTCAACAGCCGGGAAACCGCCGACAACCTGAAGAAGAGTGGTGCCTTCATCCCCGGGATCCGTCCCGGTGACCAGACGGCCCGCTACATTGACAAGATCCTGGTTCGCCTGACCCTGGCTGGCGCGGTGTACATCACCTTCGTGTGCTTGTTGCCCGAGTTCCTGATCCTGAAGTACAACGTCCCGTTCTACTTCGGTGGCACATCACTGCTGATCATCGTGGTGGTGACCATGGACTTCATGGCCCAGGTGCAGAACTACATGATGTCGCAGCAGTACGAATCGCTCCTCAAAAAGGCGAACTTCAAAGCGACACTTGGCAATTGA
- the rpsH gene encoding 30S ribosomal protein S8, translating into MSMSDPIADLLTRIRNAQMVSKATVSAPSSKVKVAIAQVLKDEGYIDGFQVKTDAGKSELEITLKYYAGRPVIERIERVSRPGLRVYKGRDAIPQVMNGLGVAIVTTPKGVMTDRKARATGVGGEVLCYVA; encoded by the coding sequence ATGAGCATGAGTGATCCCATCGCTGACTTGCTGACCCGCATCCGCAACGCACAAATGGTCTCCAAGGCCACCGTGTCGGCTCCTTCCTCCAAGGTCAAGGTTGCCATCGCCCAGGTGCTGAAGGATGAAGGCTACATCGACGGCTTCCAGGTGAAGACCGACGCTGGCAAGTCCGAACTCGAAATTACCCTGAAGTACTACGCCGGCCGTCCGGTGATCGAGCGCATCGAGCGCGTGAGCCGTCCCGGCCTGCGCGTGTACAAGGGCCGCGACGCAATCCCCCAGGTCATGAACGGCCTGGGCGTGGCCATCGTCACCACTCCCAAGGGCGTGATGACGGATCGCAAGGCACGCGCTACCGGCGTGGGCGGCGAAGTGCTGTGCTACGTGGCCTAA
- the rplQ gene encoding 50S ribosomal protein L17 encodes MRHGHGLRKLNRTSSHRLAMLKNMMNSLIEHEAIKTTVPKAKELRRVIEPMITLAKVDTVANRRLAFDRLRDRDSVTKLFNELGPRFAKRPGGYTRILKMGFRVGDNAPMAFVELVERAEEGAAEAKAAE; translated from the coding sequence ATGCGTCACGGTCACGGCCTCCGCAAACTCAATCGCACCTCTTCGCACCGCCTGGCGATGCTGAAGAACATGATGAATTCGCTCATCGAGCATGAAGCCATCAAGACCACCGTTCCCAAGGCCAAGGAACTGCGCCGCGTGATCGAGCCCATGATCACCCTGGCCAAGGTCGACACCGTTGCCAATCGCCGCCTGGCTTTCGACCGCCTGCGCGACCGCGACAGCGTGACCAAGCTCTTCAACGAGCTGGGCCCGCGTTTCGCCAAGCGTCCCGGTGGCTACACCCGTATCCTGAAGATGGGCTTCCGCGTGGGCGACAACGCCCCCATGGCCTTCGTGGAACTGGTGGAACGCGCTGAAGAAGGCGCTGCAGAAGCCAAGGCAGCTGAATAA